In one window of Lynx canadensis isolate LIC74 chromosome A3, mLynCan4.pri.v2, whole genome shotgun sequence DNA:
- the LOC115509839 gene encoding colostrum trypsin inhibitor-like gives MKFTLFLALCFPFCLVGIASSEKTSAHLEREAPQELLQTLPALCRLPPVEGPCRGRFYRYFYNSTAHECEHFTYGGCRGNANNFETTEMCLRVCKPPGESSYRNGRSKGGRRVVVLVGRETVG, from the exons ATGAAGTTCACCCTGTTCCTTGCCCTCTGCTTCCCCTTCTGCCTGGTGGGCATCGCCAGCTCAGAAAAGACCTCAG CCCATCTCGAGCGAGAGGCTCCCCAGGAACTGCTCCAAACTCTGCCTGCCCTGTGCCGGCTCCCCCCCGTCGAGGGCCCCTGCCGAGGCCGTTTCTACCGCTATTTCTACAACTCTACAGCCCATGAATGTGAGCACTTCACCTACGGTGGCTGTCGGGGCAATGCCAACAACTTTGAGACCACAGAGATGTGTCTGAGGGTCTGCAAACCCCCCGGTGAGTCCTCTTACAGAAACGGCAGAAGCAAAGGTGGCCGTCGGGTGGTGGTGCTCGTGGGAAGGGAGACGGTAGGATGA